The following are from one region of the Cryptomeria japonica unplaced genomic scaffold, Sugi_1.0 HiC_scaffold_301, whole genome shotgun sequence genome:
- the LOC131870179 gene encoding receptor-like protein 49, translating into MSDCGLGGQIPNSLFNLTSLLHLDLSYNYLSAHIPAWFENVTGRLLSLDLSWNQNLGGDISFIGQRKSSLSLTRIVLSGTASKGRIPSAIWNISCLEHLRLSDTRIEGEIPASIGNLSSLQSLDLSDTRIEGGIPSAIGNALSLESLHLSYTGIEGEIPSAIGNALSLERLHLSYTGIEGEIPSAIGNVSSLKSLYLYDISIEGEFPVSILNLSKLVELDLSYNMITGVIPASLDSLSSLVSLDLNANELNGTIPSTISNLVNLRSLLLHSNSLSGLISLSVFDNLTSLDRLYLSYNQLTVNIDSTWIPQFKLSDLALGSCNLDRIPSFLVTQYGLEYLDLSANSIQTNIPSWIWSLPSLSNLNLSCNQLTGSLPSRQTLPMYFDYLDLHNNSLEGSLHLPLAGAYLLDLSMNQFNGSIPSHIGAYLENAMFLSLSRNNLSGAIPDSICTPYLQVLDLSKNTLSSVIPLHLTRNCSSLSVLDLAENHLEGKLPAEWGNITKIHTLKLNGNHLRGVIPSSISEGRSLQVLDLGNNDLEGTLPQWIGKLSQLHVLVLRSNHFHGSIPRQVIGLPNLQILDLSGNHLSGAIPSNLTNLLAIVNASQNNSNHLEDVRYTNKITISWKGWEVEFVKVLFILKCIDLSNNNLSGSIPSKMGSLQGLIALNLSRNHLSGRIPKTLGHMEQLESLDLSLNRLNGNIPLELEFLSYLEFLNLSYNMLDGKVRHGGQFLTFGESSYLGNLKLSGIPFTNISFCNNSSGYGNCTSIERIGEAKNSDGEMIGWAVGLGLSYGMGFFIVIGVLTLNKRVRKRAFDFYDVVILAIDGCIRG; encoded by the coding sequence ATGTCTGACTGTGGGCTTGGAGGACAAATTCCCAATTCCCTTTTCAACCTCACCTCTCTGCTTCATCTCGATCTATCATACAACTATTTGTCAGCACATATACCAGCTTGGTTTGAAAATGTGACTGGGCGCTTGCTCTCTCTTGATCTCTCTTGGAATCAGAATCTTGGAGGAGACATTTCTTTCATTGGACAACGAAAGTCTTCTTTGTCACTAACCAGGATTGTTCTTTCAGGGACAGCCAGCAAGGGCCGAATTCCATCTGCTATATGGAATATCTCATGCTTGGAGCATCTTCGTCTTTCAGATACCAgaattgaaggtgagattccagCTTCTATAGGGAATTTGTCGTCcttgcaaagtcttgatctatcAGATACCAGAATTGAAGGTGGGATTCCATCTGCTATAGGGAATGCGTTGTCCTTGGAAAGTCTTCATCTGTCGTATACCGgaattgaaggtgagattccatCTGCTATAGGGAATGCGTTGTCCTTGGAACGTCTTCATCTGTCGTATACCGgaattgaaggtgagattccatCTGCTATAGGGAATGTGTCGTCCTTGAAGAGTCTTTATCTGTATGATATCTCTATTGAAGGTGAGTTTCCTGTCTCCATACTCAATCTCTCTAAACTTGTTGAATTGGACCTGTCCTACAACATGATAACTGGGGTAATCCCAGCTTCATTGGACTCACTTTCTTCCCTTGTTAGTCTTGACCTTAATGCCAACGAATTGAATGGTACGATTCCATCTACAATTTCAAATCTTGTTAACTTAAGAAGCCTTTTGCTCCACTCCAATAGTTTAAGCGGCCTCATTTCCCTTTCCGTATTCGATAATCTCACTAGTCTTGATAGGCTGTATCTTTCTTACAATCAGTTAACTGTAAACATTGATTCAACATGGATTCCGCAGTTTAAGCTTTCCGATTTGGCATTAGGCTCTTGCAATTTAGATAGAATTCCATCGTTTCTTGTGACCCAATACGGCTTGGAATATCTAGACCTATCTGCTAACAGTATCCAAACAAATATTCCATCTTGGATATGGAGCTTACCCAGCCTTTCTAATTTGAACCTTAGCTGTAATCAATTAACAGGGTCATTGCCATCTAGACAAACCTTACCCATGTATTTTGACTATCTAGATTTGCACAATAATAGCCTAGAAGGTTCTCTTCATCTTCCTCTCGCTGGAGCTTATCTGCTAGATCTGTCGATGAATCAGTTTAATGGTTCTATTCCTAGTCACATCGGTGCGTATCTTGAAAATGCAATGTTCTTATCCTTGTCGCGGAATAACCTCAGCGGAGCGATTCCAGATTCTATTTGCACTCCATATTTGCAGGTTCTTGACCTTTCAAAAAATACGCTGAGCAGTGTCATTCCTCTTCATTTAACCAGGAATTGTTCTTCTCTTAGTGTTCTAGATTTGGCAGAGAATCATCTGGAAGGTAAATTGCCAGCAGAGTGGGGCAACATTACAAAGATTCATACATTGAAGCTCAATGGTAATCATTTGAGAGGAGTTATTCCCTCATCCATTTCAGAAGGCCGATCTCTGCAAGTATTGGATTTGGGAAATAATGATTTGGAAGGCACCCTTCCCCAGTGGATTGGAAAGCTATCACAGCTGCATGTGTTGGTCTTAAGGTCTAATCATTTTCATGGCAGTATCCCACGCCAGGTAATTGGCCTTCCGAATCTTCAAATTCTGGATCTTTCTGGCAACCACCTTTCAGGAGCTATTCCAAGCAACCTTACAAACCTGCTTGCAATTGTCAATGCATCGCAGAATAATTCAAACCATTTGGAAGACGTTAGATATACAAATAAAATTACAATTTCCTGGAAAGGCTGGGAAGTTGAATTTGTGAAAgttctctttattcttaaatgtattgatctttcaaacaacaacttatCAGGGAGCATTCCTTCTAAAATGGGATCTCTTCAAGGCTTGATAGCCCTTAACCTTTCAAGGAATCATCTCAGTGGCCGAATCCCAAAAACATTGGGACACATGGAACAACTAGAGTCTCTGGACCTCTCGCTAAACAGGTTGAATGGCAACATTCCCTTAGAACTTGAGTTCCTGAGTTATTTGGAGTTCTTGAATCTATCTTACAACATGCTTGATGGAAAAGTACGCCATGGAGGACAGTTCCTAACTTTTGGGGAGTCGTCCTACTTAGGCAATCTTAAGCTAAGTGGGATTCCATTTACCAATATAAGCTTCTGCAACAACTCTTCTGGCTATGGCAACTGCACAAGTATTGAGAGAATTGGCGAAGCAAAGAATTCAGATGGTGAAATGATAGGATGGGCAGTGGGACTTGGATTGAGTTATGGTATGGGATTCTTTATTGTGATTGGAGTATTGACTTTAAATAAGAGGGTGAGAAAGAGAGCCTTCGATTTTTATGATGTTGTAATATTAGCTATTGATGGGTGTATAAGAGGTTAA